The following coding sequences lie in one Calothrix sp. NIES-2098 genomic window:
- the kmo gene encoding putative kynurenine 3-monooxygenase produces MLKKVAIVGAGPSGILLAHYLLRRDNKYQIDIYECRSNPRIVPFSKSRTFPISLNERGMNALKKIEGLEEAVKAISVEMTGTLFHQKNGKTRLTPRNKPLTTLDRTSLTIALLEKLTEKYNNSTLNIHFNCQCTSVDLASKNIKLRNIETKEEFTTHYDLLIGADGARSAVREYFMTAKDFECEQKYYPIDYKSIYLDSSENSSTQLKVDNIHTWRLNDGTIMVALHQVDGTMSGAINFPPEKNQVASLSTVEAVLKFFQGNFPEIGRLMTDKDAEAFLNKPISRILTVRCNRYHQDDNVLLIGDAAHAVSSSIGQGCNAALEDVVVFDNLLDEYSDNLAEALEQFTIRRQPDGLALVELGDYAFPSSTRLFIEFFLRESIAKILHKLSPNNFPPSLIDLIFETTIPYSKILDTYKGWISKVKKSNKKN; encoded by the coding sequence ATCCAAGAATTGTCCCATTTTCAAAATCTAGAACTTTCCCCATTTCTCTCAATGAAAGGGGAATGAATGCTTTAAAAAAAATTGAGGGCTTAGAAGAAGCGGTCAAAGCCATTAGTGTGGAAATGACGGGAACCCTGTTTCACCAAAAAAATGGCAAGACGCGATTGACGCCAAGAAACAAACCTCTCACCACACTTGACCGTACAAGCTTGACAATTGCTCTATTAGAAAAGTTGACTGAAAAGTACAATAATAGTACCCTTAATATTCACTTTAATTGCCAATGTACTTCTGTCGATTTAGCGTCAAAAAATATAAAGTTGCGAAACATAGAAACAAAAGAGGAATTCACTACTCATTACGATTTATTAATTGGTGCGGATGGAGCACGTTCTGCGGTTAGAGAGTATTTTATGACTGCAAAAGATTTTGAATGTGAACAGAAATACTATCCCATTGACTACAAATCGATTTACTTAGATAGTAGCGAAAATTCAAGCACACAATTGAAAGTAGATAATATCCATACTTGGAGACTAAATGACGGAACAATTATGGTGGCATTACATCAAGTCGATGGAACAATGAGTGGTGCAATTAACTTTCCGCCAGAAAAAAATCAAGTAGCTAGTCTTTCCACAGTAGAAGCAGTTCTCAAATTCTTTCAGGGTAATTTTCCAGAAATTGGTCGATTAATGACGGACAAGGACGCCGAAGCTTTTCTCAATAAACCAATATCGAGAATTTTAACAGTTCGCTGTAACCGTTATCACCAAGATGATAATGTTTTACTCATAGGAGACGCGGCACATGCAGTCTCTTCCTCTATTGGTCAAGGTTGCAATGCTGCACTTGAAGATGTGGTTGTATTTGACAATCTATTGGATGAGTATTCTGACAATCTAGCTGAGGCTCTCGAACAGTTTACTATACGCCGTCAGCCGGATGGCCTTGCTTTAGTTGAGCTAGGCGACTATGCTTTTCCTTCGTCTACTCGATTATTTATCGAGTTTTTCTTAAGAGAAAGTATTGCTAAAATTCTGCACAAACTATCTCCCAATAATTTTCCACCCTCACTTATTGACTTGATTTTTGAAACAACTATTCCCTATTCAAAAATTTTGGATACATACAAAGGCTGGATATCTAAAGTAAAGAAATCAAACAAAAAAAATTGA